A genome region from Chlorobaculum tepidum TLS includes the following:
- a CDS encoding (2Fe-2S) ferredoxin domain-containing protein produces MDKPKHHIFVCASFRAQGAPQGMCHKKESLNLIPYLESELADRGMSDVAVSATACLNLCEKGPVLVVYPENFWYGEIDSEDKVDEILDALEEGQACEDHIIN; encoded by the coding sequence ATGGACAAACCGAAACATCACATTTTTGTCTGCGCGAGCTTCAGGGCACAGGGTGCGCCACAGGGGATGTGCCACAAGAAAGAGTCGCTCAACCTCATTCCCTACCTCGAAAGCGAGCTTGCCGACCGCGGCATGAGCGATGTTGCTGTCTCGGCCACGGCCTGCCTGAACTTGTGTGAAAAAGGGCCAGTGCTGGTCGTCTATCCCGAAAATTTCTGGTACGGCGAAATCGACAGCGAAGACAAGGTCGATGAAATTCTCGATGCGCTCGAAGAGGGCCAAGCCTGCGAGGATCACATCATCAATTAA
- a CDS encoding TonB-dependent receptor — protein sequence MKKTSLIVLLTMLSATAKAEEDPELLALHTWTAPEITVSGKKGDLLQNVTGKESAVLNPSQMSVYKVINMMPSISQQSVDPYGLADIVNYHESFRFRGVEATAGGAPGTTANVEGLPVTGRPGGGATIYDLENFENIAVYSGVMPANIGLGIGDVGGKIDMEIKRPEEKFGVTFKQSRGSDNFSRTYLRIDTGDLGGGLKAFASGSTSYAEKWKGYGASNRNNLMFGMTEQFSDKVKLEAFATYSKGNIHPYKALSYAEIRNLDSAYETDYGNNPAKYDYYGYNKNEFEDWMVMANLEVKTGEESKLNVKPYYWSDKGYYMETITLKDSNNNPYNRIRRWDIDHDLKGILAEYNTKLGKVDLDFGYLYHTQERPGPPTSWKNYSLNGNSLQFSNWAILSNSSSHELHEPFIEAKYRTGGWLLEGGVKYVNYTLPSILTYNTTGIGDVSYDDALATDPAIIAAKSAESTKTFSRLFPDVTITRSIGDNSSVHLAYGENYVTHVDIYPYFISQYATFSAHHITFQQLWDERKMEISRNIELGLKMNGSGWSIAPTIYYAMHNNKQAVLYDPDLGISYPMNNANAKGYGFELEAEYKPSRALKCYGSFSWNRFYFDQDIRSDAPGNPILAIKGNQVPDAPEFMAKGIVSYTIGEFTISPIVRYSSARYGDVQHQQKVDGATLFDLDLTWSKAMLGFRNVDCSLSFINLFDKKYVSLISTSDYKTLNSSYQPGAPFTVVASIALHY from the coding sequence ATGAAAAAAACATCTCTTATCGTCCTGTTAACCATGCTCTCCGCTACGGCAAAGGCAGAGGAAGACCCGGAATTGCTTGCCCTCCACACCTGGACGGCACCAGAAATCACGGTCTCCGGCAAAAAGGGCGACCTGCTGCAAAACGTTACCGGCAAGGAATCCGCCGTACTCAACCCGTCGCAAATGTCGGTTTATAAAGTCATCAACATGATGCCCTCGATCAGCCAGCAGAGCGTCGATCCCTACGGGCTGGCCGACATCGTCAACTACCACGAGTCGTTCCGCTTCCGTGGCGTCGAAGCGACCGCTGGCGGCGCTCCCGGCACAACGGCCAACGTCGAAGGGCTGCCGGTCACCGGACGTCCGGGCGGCGGAGCGACGATTTACGACCTCGAAAACTTCGAGAACATCGCAGTCTATAGCGGCGTCATGCCAGCGAACATCGGCCTCGGCATCGGTGACGTAGGCGGCAAGATCGACATGGAGATCAAGCGCCCCGAAGAAAAATTTGGCGTCACCTTCAAGCAGAGCCGGGGAAGCGACAACTTCAGCCGCACCTACCTGCGCATCGACACCGGTGATCTCGGCGGCGGCCTGAAAGCGTTCGCATCCGGCTCGACGAGCTATGCCGAAAAGTGGAAGGGTTACGGCGCGAGCAACCGCAACAACCTGATGTTCGGCATGACCGAACAGTTCAGCGACAAGGTGAAACTCGAAGCGTTCGCCACGTACAGCAAAGGCAACATCCACCCGTACAAAGCGCTGAGTTACGCTGAAATCCGGAATCTCGACAGCGCTTACGAAACCGATTACGGCAACAATCCGGCGAAATACGACTACTACGGCTACAACAAAAACGAGTTCGAGGACTGGATGGTGATGGCCAACCTCGAAGTGAAAACCGGCGAAGAGTCAAAGCTGAACGTGAAGCCCTACTACTGGAGCGACAAGGGGTACTACATGGAGACCATCACGCTCAAAGACTCAAACAACAATCCGTACAACCGCATCCGCCGCTGGGACATCGACCACGACCTGAAGGGCATCCTCGCCGAATACAATACGAAGCTCGGCAAGGTCGATCTCGACTTCGGCTACCTCTACCATACGCAGGAGCGCCCCGGCCCGCCGACCTCGTGGAAAAACTACTCACTGAACGGCAATTCGCTTCAATTCAGCAATTGGGCGATCCTGTCGAACAGCTCAAGCCACGAGCTGCACGAGCCGTTTATCGAGGCAAAATACCGCACCGGCGGCTGGCTGCTCGAAGGCGGCGTAAAGTACGTCAACTACACCCTGCCATCGATTCTCACCTACAACACAACCGGCATCGGTGACGTCAGTTATGACGACGCGCTCGCCACCGATCCGGCCATCATCGCGGCCAAAAGCGCCGAATCGACGAAGACTTTCAGCCGTCTCTTTCCCGACGTGACGATCACCCGAAGCATTGGAGACAATTCGTCGGTGCACCTGGCCTACGGCGAAAACTACGTCACCCATGTAGATATTTACCCGTACTTCATCTCGCAGTATGCCACATTTTCAGCTCACCACATCACCTTCCAGCAACTCTGGGACGAACGGAAGATGGAGATTTCCCGCAACATTGAGCTTGGCCTGAAGATGAACGGCAGCGGCTGGAGCATCGCACCGACCATCTATTACGCCATGCACAACAACAAGCAGGCCGTACTTTACGACCCCGATCTCGGCATCTCCTACCCGATGAACAACGCCAACGCGAAAGGGTACGGCTTCGAGCTCGAAGCGGAGTACAAACCCTCCCGTGCCCTGAAGTGCTACGGTTCGTTCTCGTGGAACCGCTTCTACTTCGATCAGGATATTCGCTCGGACGCACCCGGCAACCCGATCCTGGCAATCAAAGGCAACCAGGTACCCGACGCCCCAGAATTCATGGCCAAAGGGATCGTCAGTTACACCATCGGCGAGTTCACGATTTCGCCAATCGTCCGCTACTCCTCGGCGCGTTACGGCGACGTGCAGCACCAGCAGAAAGTCGATGGCGCAACGCTCTTCGACCTCGACCTCACCTGGAGCAAGGCAATGCTCGGCTTCAGGAACGTTGATTGCTCGCTCTCGTTCATCAATCTGTTCGACAAAAAATATGTGAGCCTGATCAGTACGTCAGATTACAAAACCCTGAACAGCTCGTACCAGCCCGGCGCCCCCTTCACGGTGGTCGCCTCGATCGCGCTGCACTACTGA
- a CDS encoding TOBE domain-containing protein, giving the protein MSKTKNPIGIEGSIWFQKSQSRFLGGDRIALLEKIDELGSINSAAKAVGISYKTAWHLVNMMNNLSEKPLVDRMTGGKGGGGTVLTREGRQVIEKYRIVQEEHRKFVENLEERLGDTGNLYQFLRRISMRISARNTFSGVITELTRDAVNAEIIITLNGGQQIVSTITNGAIDNLGLKKGMSAYAIVKSSSVMVGRDLQDKKLSARNIICGTVQRVIEDSVNSEIDIEIGGGNSISAIITETSTSRLNLKEGEQACAIFKASDVIIGVN; this is encoded by the coding sequence GTGAGCAAAACAAAAAACCCCATCGGCATCGAAGGCTCGATCTGGTTCCAGAAATCGCAGAGCCGCTTCCTCGGCGGAGACCGGATCGCCCTGCTTGAAAAGATCGACGAACTCGGTTCAATCAACAGCGCGGCCAAAGCGGTCGGCATCAGCTACAAAACCGCCTGGCATCTGGTGAACATGATGAACAACCTCTCAGAAAAACCTCTGGTTGACCGCATGACCGGCGGCAAGGGCGGCGGCGGCACCGTGCTTACCCGTGAAGGGCGGCAGGTGATCGAAAAGTACCGCATCGTGCAGGAGGAGCACCGCAAGTTCGTCGAAAACCTCGAAGAGCGGCTCGGCGACACCGGCAATCTTTACCAGTTCCTACGCCGGATTTCGATGCGGATCAGCGCGCGCAACACCTTCTCCGGCGTCATCACAGAACTCACGCGGGACGCAGTCAACGCCGAAATCATCATCACGCTGAACGGCGGCCAACAGATCGTTTCGACCATCACCAATGGCGCGATCGATAACCTCGGTCTGAAAAAGGGAATGAGCGCTTACGCCATCGTCAAATCGAGCTCGGTCATGGTGGGCCGCGACCTGCAAGACAAAAAGCTGAGCGCGAGGAACATCATCTGCGGCACCGTGCAACGGGTAATCGAAGACTCTGTCAACAGCGAAATCGACATCGAAATCGGCGGCGGCAACAGCATTTCCGCCATCATCACCGAAACCAGCACCAGCAGGCTCAACCTCAAAGAGGGCGAACAAGCCTGCGCAATTTTCAAAGCTTCGGACGTGATTATCGGCGTGAACTGA
- the modA gene encoding molybdate ABC transporter substrate-binding protein, whose amino-acid sequence MFKHLRTLFFAFLLALTTPQAFAGEIRLSAGAGMKEVLDVLSGNFAKAHPGTTFIKNYAAAGALAMQIENGAPADVYISADSKWVEYLMAKKLLAPAWISPFAWNEIVVVGNPALKVSSMNDLTKLGKIAMGNPNSAPAGEMAMEAIRSAGLENPLTGKLVMTRDMPQTMMYAETGTVDAAFVHLTEALTAKKAKILFTVPHRLYTRTPFTMALTSTGAANSEAKLFFNYLRSTKAKRILERYGYLMK is encoded by the coding sequence ATGTTCAAACACCTCAGAACTCTGTTTTTCGCCTTTCTGCTTGCCCTGACCACCCCCCAAGCCTTTGCTGGAGAAATCCGGCTTTCCGCCGGAGCGGGCATGAAAGAGGTGCTCGACGTGCTGTCAGGAAATTTCGCGAAAGCCCATCCCGGCACCACGTTCATCAAAAACTACGCGGCGGCGGGCGCACTCGCGATGCAGATAGAAAATGGCGCTCCGGCGGATGTCTATATCTCGGCGGATTCGAAATGGGTAGAGTACCTCATGGCAAAAAAGCTGCTCGCCCCGGCATGGATTTCGCCTTTCGCCTGGAACGAGATCGTGGTGGTTGGCAATCCGGCACTGAAGGTCTCGTCGATGAACGACCTGACCAAACTCGGCAAAATCGCGATGGGAAACCCGAACAGCGCGCCCGCAGGAGAGATGGCGATGGAGGCGATCAGATCCGCAGGCCTCGAAAATCCGCTGACCGGAAAGCTGGTCATGACGCGCGATATGCCGCAAACCATGATGTACGCTGAAACCGGCACGGTCGACGCCGCCTTCGTTCACCTGACCGAAGCGCTGACGGCCAAAAAAGCAAAAATCCTCTTCACCGTGCCGCACAGGCTTTACACAAGAACACCATTCACCATGGCGCTAACCTCAACCGGAGCCGCCAACAGCGAAGCAAAATTGTTTTTCAATTATTTGAGGAGTACCAAAGCGAAGAGAATTCTGGAGAGGTACGGATATCTGATGAAATAG
- a CDS encoding RelA/SpoT family protein, which yields MLAQIEQEHYSKLHEILRLCRANLKNYDESLIQRAFFMCYRAHEGEKRASGEPFFYHPVEVAKLLVTELPLDGVSVAAALLHDVIEDSGYTYEDISAELGAEVADIVEGLTKISEIMVNRETTEAEGFRKMLLSMVKDIRVILIKFCDRLHNMRTLDSLPEHRRLRMALETRDIYAPLAHRFGLGKMKVDLENLALKYIDPEMYDYLLKKVRLSRNERVAYLNKMIAPIKDDLEKQGFTVELQGRAKHLYSIYNKMRMKNKKFDDIHDLYGIRVIIDTEKISDCFAVYGYITQQFPPIPQHFKDYISIPKHNGYQSLHSAIIGPKGHVVELQIRTRRMHEFAELGVAAHWRYKEKISKDDAALDSFLKWARELIKDADSATAFMEGFKLNLYHDEIYVFTPKGDMKVLPAGATPIDFAYAIHSEIGNGCIGAKVNGKIVRLNTELRSGDRVEVITSKSQRPKADWLKIVVTHRAKLKIRAAINEERRQEIEKGRSIWEKMLSGSKKLFTENDAIRAIRQHGIKTPADLFNALAKQQISSEEVLERISHPHRPAETHESTVQARAPHKDFAEIAREVQERLGYQKDEVTIAGLNNISYSYAKCCNPVPGDDIIGFVTTGGTVKIHRKNCVNVTNENSVKSERIVSVAWNRKVDTDFLAGIRIVGEDKIGMTNQITGVISKFDTNIRTIVLNAKDGIFTCNLMIFVKNTDKLTTLMDKLRKVQGVFTVERLSN from the coding sequence ATGCTGGCCCAGATAGAACAGGAACATTATTCCAAACTGCACGAAATATTGCGGCTTTGCCGGGCGAACCTCAAGAACTACGACGAGTCGCTCATCCAGCGTGCATTTTTCATGTGCTACCGGGCTCATGAGGGTGAAAAACGCGCATCCGGGGAGCCGTTTTTCTACCATCCGGTCGAGGTCGCCAAGCTGCTGGTGACCGAACTGCCGCTTGACGGCGTCTCTGTTGCGGCGGCGCTGCTGCATGACGTCATCGAGGATAGCGGTTACACCTATGAGGATATTTCCGCCGAGCTGGGTGCCGAAGTGGCTGACATCGTGGAGGGGCTGACCAAGATTTCCGAAATCATGGTCAACCGCGAAACCACCGAGGCCGAAGGGTTCCGCAAGATGCTGCTCTCGATGGTCAAGGATATTCGCGTCATCCTGATCAAATTCTGCGACCGCCTGCACAACATGCGCACCCTCGACTCCCTGCCGGAGCATCGCCGCCTGCGCATGGCGCTCGAAACGCGCGATATCTATGCGCCGCTCGCTCACCGTTTCGGTCTCGGTAAAATGAAGGTCGATCTGGAGAACCTTGCTCTCAAGTACATCGATCCCGAGATGTACGACTACCTGCTCAAGAAAGTGCGCCTGAGCCGCAACGAGCGCGTCGCCTATCTCAACAAGATGATCGCTCCGATCAAGGATGATCTTGAAAAGCAGGGGTTTACCGTCGAATTGCAGGGGCGCGCCAAGCATCTCTATTCGATTTACAACAAGATGCGGATGAAGAACAAGAAGTTTGACGACATCCACGATCTGTACGGCATTCGCGTCATCATCGATACGGAGAAGATTTCGGACTGCTTCGCTGTGTACGGCTACATCACGCAGCAGTTTCCGCCCATTCCGCAGCACTTCAAGGATTACATCTCGATTCCGAAGCATAATGGCTACCAGTCGCTCCACTCGGCGATTATCGGTCCAAAAGGGCATGTCGTCGAGTTGCAGATCAGAACACGCCGGATGCACGAATTTGCCGAACTCGGTGTCGCGGCTCACTGGCGCTACAAGGAGAAGATTTCCAAGGACGATGCGGCGCTCGATTCATTTCTCAAGTGGGCGAGGGAGCTGATCAAAGATGCCGATTCGGCTACGGCCTTCATGGAGGGGTTTAAACTCAACCTTTACCATGACGAGATTTACGTCTTCACCCCGAAGGGCGATATGAAAGTGCTGCCCGCAGGAGCCACGCCGATCGATTTCGCCTATGCCATCCACTCCGAAATTGGCAATGGCTGCATTGGCGCGAAGGTCAATGGCAAAATCGTGCGGCTGAATACCGAGCTGAGGTCGGGCGATCGCGTCGAGGTGATCACCTCGAAGAGTCAGAGGCCGAAGGCGGACTGGCTGAAGATCGTGGTGACGCACCGCGCCAAACTCAAGATCAGGGCGGCCATCAACGAGGAGCGCCGCCAGGAGATTGAAAAGGGGCGCAGCATCTGGGAAAAGATGCTCTCTGGCAGCAAGAAGCTTTTCACCGAAAATGACGCCATTCGTGCCATCCGTCAGCATGGCATCAAGACCCCTGCCGATCTGTTCAACGCACTCGCCAAACAGCAGATCAGCAGCGAAGAGGTGCTGGAGCGGATCAGCCACCCGCACAGACCCGCCGAGACTCACGAGAGCACCGTACAGGCCAGGGCGCCCCACAAGGATTTCGCCGAGATCGCTCGCGAGGTGCAGGAGCGTCTTGGGTACCAGAAGGATGAGGTAACCATCGCTGGACTGAACAACATTTCCTACTCCTACGCCAAATGCTGCAATCCGGTGCCGGGCGACGACATCATCGGCTTTGTGACCACCGGAGGCACGGTGAAGATTCACCGCAAGAACTGTGTCAACGTCACCAACGAGAACTCCGTCAAAAGCGAGCGCATCGTCTCGGTTGCGTGGAACCGCAAGGTTGACACCGATTTTCTGGCAGGCATTCGCATCGTCGGCGAAGACAAGATCGGCATGACCAACCAGATCACCGGCGTCATCTCGAAATTTGACACGAACATCCGAACCATTGTCCTGAACGCCAAAGATGGCATTTTCACCTGCAATCTGATGATCTTTGTCAAAAACACCGACAAACTGACGACGTTGATGGACAAGCTGCGGAAGGTGCAGGGGGTGTTTACCGTGGAGCGGTTGTCGAACTGA
- the uvrB gene encoding excinuclease ABC subunit UvrB, with the protein MRNVVHRGGEFKLESPYGPTGDQPSAIKALTDGVLRGDRWQTLLGVTGSGKTFTVSNVIAQVNRPTLVLSHNKTLAAQLYGELKQFFPHNAVEYFISYYDFYQPEAYIPSLDKYIAKDLKINDEIERLRLRATSALLSGRNDVIVVSSVSCIYGLGSPEDWMAQIVELRQGMELDRDEFLQRLVALHYFRDDVDLSPGRFRVRGDVIDLVPGHEELALRIEFFGSEIDSIHTFDPKSGEIIGRDEYAFIYPARQFVADSEKLEVAMLAIENELAERLNALRAEEKLVEAQRLEERTRYDLEMMKELGYCSGIENYARHIAGRKPGERPWCLLDYFPEDFLVVVDESHVTLPQIRGMYGGDRSRKTVLVEHGFRLPSALDNRPLRFEEFEEMVPQVICVSATPSAHELMRSGGVVVEQLIRPTGLLDPQIEVHPVAGQIDHLLARIRERIAKGQKSLVLTLTKRMSEDLHAYFRKLGLRSQYLHSEIKSLERMQILRELRAGDIEVLVGVNLLREGLDLPEVALVAILDADKEGFLRDATSLMQIAGRAARNVEGLVLFYADKITDSMREVLDETERRRRIQREYNEKHGIEPRSIIKSVDQVLNTTSVADAEERYRRKRLGLQKRPELELRGVLDSMSRSDVMLMVAEMNAEMQKAAEQTDYEKAAYLRDEILMLQERIEQMTE; encoded by the coding sequence ATGCGGAATGTTGTGCATCGGGGAGGAGAGTTCAAACTTGAAAGTCCGTACGGGCCGACGGGGGATCAGCCCTCGGCCATCAAGGCGCTGACCGATGGGGTGCTGCGAGGCGACCGATGGCAGACGCTGCTCGGCGTGACCGGATCGGGCAAGACCTTCACGGTCTCGAACGTCATCGCCCAGGTCAACCGTCCGACGCTCGTGCTGAGCCACAACAAGACCCTTGCTGCGCAGCTTTATGGCGAGCTGAAGCAGTTCTTTCCGCACAACGCGGTGGAATACTTCATCAGCTACTACGATTTTTACCAGCCAGAGGCGTATATCCCGTCGTTGGACAAGTACATTGCCAAGGACCTCAAGATCAACGACGAAATCGAGCGGCTCCGGCTGCGGGCGACCAGCGCGTTGCTCAGTGGGCGGAACGACGTGATCGTGGTCAGCTCGGTGAGCTGCATCTACGGTCTCGGTTCACCGGAGGACTGGATGGCGCAGATCGTCGAGCTGCGGCAGGGCATGGAGCTGGATCGCGACGAGTTTCTGCAAAGGCTGGTGGCGCTGCACTATTTCCGTGACGACGTCGATCTCTCGCCGGGGCGCTTCCGCGTGCGCGGCGACGTGATCGACCTGGTGCCGGGTCACGAAGAGCTGGCGCTGCGCATCGAATTTTTCGGCAGCGAGATCGACTCCATCCACACCTTCGACCCCAAGAGCGGCGAGATCATCGGGCGCGATGAGTACGCCTTCATCTATCCGGCGCGTCAGTTCGTGGCCGACAGCGAAAAGCTGGAGGTGGCGATGCTCGCCATCGAGAACGAGCTGGCGGAGCGGCTGAACGCCCTTCGCGCCGAAGAGAAGCTGGTCGAGGCGCAGCGGCTTGAAGAGCGCACGCGCTACGATCTCGAAATGATGAAGGAGCTTGGTTACTGCTCCGGCATCGAGAACTACGCCCGCCACATTGCCGGACGCAAGCCGGGCGAGCGACCGTGGTGCCTGCTTGACTACTTCCCGGAAGACTTTCTCGTTGTGGTCGATGAGTCCCACGTTACTCTGCCGCAGATTCGCGGCATGTATGGCGGCGACCGGTCGCGCAAGACGGTGCTCGTTGAGCACGGTTTCCGGCTGCCCTCGGCGCTCGACAACCGTCCTCTGCGCTTTGAGGAGTTCGAGGAGATGGTGCCGCAGGTGATCTGCGTTTCGGCAACCCCCTCCGCCCACGAGCTGATGCGCTCCGGCGGCGTGGTGGTCGAGCAGCTCATCCGCCCCACAGGCCTGCTCGATCCGCAAATCGAGGTGCACCCCGTTGCCGGCCAGATCGATCACCTGCTGGCGCGAATCCGGGAGCGCATCGCCAAGGGGCAGAAGTCGCTGGTGCTGACGCTGACCAAGCGCATGTCCGAAGACCTGCACGCCTACTTTCGCAAGCTGGGTCTGCGCTCGCAGTATCTGCACTCCGAAATCAAGAGCCTCGAACGGATGCAGATTCTGCGCGAACTACGCGCAGGCGACATCGAAGTGCTGGTCGGCGTCAACCTGCTGCGTGAGGGGCTCGACCTGCCGGAGGTGGCGCTGGTGGCGATTCTCGACGCCGACAAGGAGGGGTTTTTGCGTGACGCAACATCGCTCATGCAGATCGCCGGACGTGCGGCGCGAAACGTCGAGGGGCTGGTGCTTTTTTACGCCGACAAGATCACCGATTCGATGCGCGAGGTGCTCGATGAAACCGAGCGCCGCCGCCGCATCCAGCGGGAGTACAACGAAAAGCACGGCATCGAGCCGCGTTCCATCATCAAGTCGGTCGATCAGGTGCTCAACACCACCAGCGTGGCGGACGCCGAAGAGCGTTATCGCCGCAAGCGTCTCGGATTGCAGAAGCGCCCTGAACTCGAGCTGCGCGGTGTGCTCGACAGCATGAGCCGCAGCGATGTGATGCTGATGGTGGCGGAGATGAACGCTGAGATGCAGAAGGCTGCCGAACAGACCGATTACGAAAAAGCGGCCTACCTGCGTGACGAAATTCTGATGCTTCAAGAGCGAATCGAGCAGATGACAGAGTAA